The Benincasa hispida cultivar B227 chromosome 11, ASM972705v1, whole genome shotgun sequence genome has a segment encoding these proteins:
- the LOC120091074 gene encoding kinesin-like protein KIN-14P isoform X1, whose translation MLDATPKQFSTMNSTSEQNNRDYAGLSISNVAVNGRPSVDRNAKQILILAAWLRSIFPGLNLPINASDEDLKACLLDANVLSQILNKLRKPGSAKEGGYVIHNLASRAEKITRFLAAIADMGIVKLDSTDIEDGSMDSVYNCLWSIRARFMSNDMGDKPLGCKSPAKSENIRFDTSLHDPFSPMSGEERRKVLFESKFLRTLSSPIMSEPLGGSNHQVGHKFHEVFQLKQGRYADLPAAKISEMMKSNSLDHLLLQNAPTQSLLSVVNGILDESVEKKNGEIPHRVACLLRKVVQEIERRISTQAEHLRTQNNLFKAREEKFQSRIRVLEALASNINEENQCVLSQLQQTKQAEKTKAEEKKNSVNEDVTRLIKERDECKAEIVLLKQELETAKKTYELRCLQVEMEKGEDVSRLMKERDESKVEITMLKQELEIAKKTYELRCLQVKTEKGEDVVRLIKERDESREKITMLEQELETTKEMYELRCLQVKTEKGEDVSRLIEERDENKAEITKLKQELETAKKTYELHCLQVEAEKEEDVSRLIKERDESKAEITMLKQELETTKKTYELRHLQVETKKGEDVTRLIEERDESRAEIISLKQELETAKKTYELRCLQLETENDEGMTRLIKERDESKVKIVTLKQELETAKNAYELRCLQLEKEKDEDVARLIMERDESKTEIAMLKQELETATKTYELRCLQVETEAKSAQLMLKERIKELEDLLEDSSNEVQKLTTSFESKQKKWNAKANSYRRMIEFQYNLLQGVKCSSESVKEEILRVKMDYSNEVNQLGLKLKSLAHAAGNYHVLLAENRKLFNEIQDLKGNIRVYCRIRPFLTGQKDKQMTIEYIGENGEVVIANPTKPGKEGHKLFKFNKVYSPASTQGEVFTDIQPLIRSVLDGYNVCIFAYGQTGSGKTYTMTGPNGATKENWGVNYRALNDLFEISQTRSGAISYEVGTQMVEIYNEQVRDLLSSNASQKKLGILTHSQPFGLAVPDATLLPVNSTSDVIELMDIGLKNRAVGATAMNERSSRSHSIVTIHVRGTDLKGGSSLHGNLHLVDLAGSERVDRSEVTGDRLKEAQHINKSLSALGDVIFALAQKSSHVPYRNSKLTQVLQSSLGGQAKTVMFVQLNPDVNSYSESLSTLKFAERVSGVELGAARSTKEGRDVRELMDQVASLKDTISKRDEEIDRLQLLKDLKNNVYNGINAEKRSAASMNKDVNGGVPRVQKPLGGKSIGGAVEKAGLDHDNASDHSDAHSEADSHHSMDDMKNHNEVIQRLDIGQNIIEDDETLGFADRDYEERIMDIVDDLTVETENDATTESPNITQSTKSAEKLEKPRSTTTISRTLYKHPQTASTTLPGSKEPSRLSSAPSLKKTVTGLKSGKRWQ comes from the exons ATGCTTGATGCCACTCCCAAGCAGTTTTCAACTATGAATTCAACATCAGAGCAAAACAATAGAGATTATGCTGGGCTCAGCATCTCAAATGTAGCTGTTAATGGAAGACCATCTGTAGATAGGAATG CTAAGCAGATACTGATTTTGGCTGCGTGGTTGAGGAGTATTTTCCCTGGTCTAAATTTGCCAATCAATGCTTCTGATGAGGACCTCAAAGCATGCTTGTTGGATGCCAATGTGTTGTCCCAAATTCTGAACAAGCTAAGAAAACCTGGTTCTGCAAAGGAG GGAGGTTATGTTATCCATAATTTGGCTTCACGGGCAGAGAAGATCACAAGGTTCCTTGCAGCTATAGCCGACATGGGGATAGTAAAGTTAGACAGTACCGACATCGAAGAT GGATCTATGGACTCTGTTTACAACTGTTTATGGTCAATTAGAGCACGGTTTATGTCGAACGACATGGGAGATAAACCTTTGGGATGTAAATCACCTGCTAAGTCAGAAAACATTCGTTTTGACACATCCTTACATGACCCTTTTTCTCCTATGTCGGGAGAAGAAAGGAGGAAAGTCTTATTTGAATCGAAATTTCTTCGTACCCTGAGTAGTCCTATTATGTCAG AACCATTGGGTGGATCAAATCACCAGGTTGGCCATAAGTTTCACGAAGTGTTTCAACTAAAGCAAGGTCGTTATGCTGATCTTCCGGCTGCAAAAATTTCAGAAATGATGAAATCAAATAGTCTAGAC CATCTCTTATTGCAGAATGCTCCAACACAATCACTTTTGAGTGTGGTGAACGGAATTCTTGATGAAAGTGTGGAAAAAAAGAATGGTGAAATTCCTCAT cgtGTGGCATGCCTGTTAAGAAAAGTAGTTCAAGAAATTGAGCGGCGTATTTCTACTCAAGCGGAACATCTTCGAACT CAAAACAATCTTTTCAAGGCCCGTGAAGAGAAATTCCAGTCTCGAATAAGAGTGCTCGAGGCACTTGCATCAAACATTAATGAAGAAAATCAG tGTGTTCTTAGCCAGCTGCAACAAACAAAG CAAGCTGAGAAGACTAAAgcggaagaaaagaagaattcTGTCAATGAGGATGTGACCAGGTTGATTAAAGAAAGAGATGAATGCAAAGCAGAGATTGTACTCTTGAAGCAAGAATTGGAAACCGCTAAGAAGACATATGAGTTGCGTTGCTTGCaagtggaaatggaaaaagGTGAGGAtgtgagtaggttgatgaaaGAAAGAGATGAGAGCAAGGTAGAAATTACAATGTTGAAGCAAGAGTTAGAAATAGCTAAGAAAACATATGAATTACGTTGTTTGCAAGTAAAAACAGAAAAAGGTGAGGATGTGGTTAGATTGATTAAAGAAAGAGATGAAAGTAGAGAAAAAATCACAATGTTGGAACAAGAGTTGGAAACAACAAAAGAGATGTACGAATTGCGTTGCTTGCAAGTGAAAACAGAAAAAGGGGAGGATGTGAGTAGGTTGATTGAAGAAAGAGATGAAAACAAAGCCGAGATCACAAAGTTGAAGCAAGAGTTGGAAACAGCAAAGAAGACGTATGAATTACATTGCTTGCAAGTGGAAGCAGAAAAAGAGGAGGACGTGAGTAGGTTGATTAAAGAAAGAGATGAGAGCAAAGCCGAGATCACAATGTTGAAGCAAGAGTTGGAAACAACTAAGAAGACGTATGAATTGCGTCATTTGCAAGTGGAAACGAAAAAAGGTGAGGATGTGACTAGGTTAATTGAAGAAAGAGATGAAAGTAGAGCAGAAATTATATCCTTGAAGCAAGAGTTGGAAACAGCCAAGAAGACATATGAATTGCGTTGCTTGCAATTAGAAACAGAAAATGATGAGGGTATGACTAGGTTGATTAAAGAACGAGacgaaagcaaagtaaagatcgTAACATTGAAGCAAGAGTTAGAAACAGCTAAGAATGCATATGAATTGCGTTGCTTGcaattagaaaaggaaaaagatgaaGATGTGGCTAGGTTGATTATGGAAAGAGATGAAAGTAAAACAGAGATTGCTATGCTAAAGCAAGAGTTGGAAACGGCTACAAAAACATATGAATTGCGTTGCTTGCAAGTGGAAACAGAAGCAAAATCTGCTCAATTAATGCTCAAGGAAAGGATAAAAGAACTTGAGGATCTCTTGGAAGATTCAAGTAATGAAGTGCAAAAACTTACAACAAGTTTTGAATCGAAGCAAAAAAAATGGAATGCAAAAGCAAACAGCTACAGGCGTATGATAGAATTTCAATACAATCTACTACAG GGTGTTAAATGCTCCTCGGAGTCTGTTAAAGAAGAGATTTTGAGAGTGAAGATGGACTATTCAAATGAAGTCAACCAATTAG GACTCAAACTCAAATCATTAGCACATGCAGCTGGAAACTATCATGTGTTGCTGGCTGAAAATAGAAAATTGTTTAATGAGATACAGGATTTAAAAG GAAACATCAGAGTGTATTGTCGAATAAGGCCGTTTTTGACCGGGCAGAAAGACAAACAGATGACCATAGAATATATTGGTGAAAATGGAGAAGTGGTCATCGCAAACCCAACCAAGCCTGGGAAAGAAGGTCATAAGTTATTTAAGTTTAACAAGGTGTACAGCCCAGCATCAACTCAAG GGGAGGTCTTTACTGATATCCAACCATTGATACGATCTGTACTTGATGGATACAATGTTTGCATATTTGCCTATGGCCAAACTGGTTCTGGAAAGACATATACAATG ACCGGTCCTAATGGTGCTACTAAGGAGAACTGGGGAGTTAATTATCGAGCGCTCAACGACCTTTTTGAAATCTCTCAAACTAGAAGTGGTGCCATTTCCTATGAAGTTGGCACACAGATGGTTGAAATTTATAATGAACAAGTGAGGGATTTACTTTCAAGCAACGCTTCCCAGAAGAA ACTTGGGATTTTGACTCATTCCCAACCATTTGGACTTGCGGTACCTGATGCTACCTTGCTTCCAGTGAACTCAACCTCAGATGTTATAGAACTAATGGACATTGGACTGAAGAACAGAGCAGTTGGTGCCACTGCCATGAACGAAAGAAGTAGTCGGTCACATAG TATTGTGACTATTCATGTGCGTGGGACGGATTTGAAGGGTGGTTCCTCATTGCATGGAAATCTTCATTTGGTAGATCTTGCTGGAAGTGAGCGGGTTGACCGCTCTGAAGTTACAGGAGATAGACTCAAAGAAGCacaacatataaacaaatcatTGTCCGCACTTGGTGATGTCATTTTTGCTCTAGCACAAAAGAGCTCTCATGTTCCATATAGAAATAGCAAGCTCACTCAAGTCCTTCAAAGCTCTCTTG GCGGTCAAGCAAAGACGGTCATGTTTGTACAGCTTAATCCCGACGTGAACTCATATTCTGAGTCCTTGAGCACACTAAAGTTTGCAGAGAGAGTTTCGGGAGTTGAGTTAGGAGCAGCTCGGAGCACCAAGGAAGGAAGGGATGTTAGAGAGCTAATGGACCAG GTGGCATCTCTGAAAGACACTATCAGCAAAAGGGATGAGGAGATTGATAGGCTACAACTTCTCAAAGACCTCAAGAACAATGTGTATAACGGTATCAATGCCGAGAAGCGCAGCGCAGCTTCTATGAACAAAGATGTGAATGGCGGAGTGCCAAGAGTTCAGAAGCCTTTGGGTGGGAAGAGCATAGGAGGAGCTGTGGAGAAAGCTGGTTTAGATCATGACAACGCATCAGATCATAGTGATGCGCATTCTGAAGCAGACTCACATCATTCGATGGATGATATGAAGAACCATAACGAAGTTATTCAGCGACTAGACATAGGTCAGAATATTATTGAAGATGATGAGACATTAGGATTTGCAGATCGAGATTATGAAGAAAGAATAATGGACATTGTTGATGATCTTACTGTTGAAACAGAAAATGATGCAACTACAGAAAGTCCGAATATCACTCAATCCACAAAATCAGCAGAGAAGTTGGAAAA GCCCAGATCTACAACTACTATTTCTAGGACTTTGTATAAACATCCACAAACTGCATCAACAACACTGCCAGGATCCAAGGAGCCTTCAAGGTTATCCTCAGCACCAA GTCTTAAGAAAACTGTAACAGGACTCAAGTCTGGTAAAAGATGGCAGTAA
- the LOC120091074 gene encoding kinesin-like protein KIN-14P isoform X4 has protein sequence MLDATPKQFSTMNSTSEQNNRDYAGLSISNVAVNGRPSVDRNAKQILILAAWLRSIFPGLNLPINASDEDLKACLLDANVLSQILNKLRKPGSAKEGGYVIHNLASRAEKITRFLAAIADMGIVKLDSTDIEDGSMDSVYNCLWSIRARFMSNDMGDKPLGCKSPAKSENIRFDTSLHDPFSPMSGEERRKVLFESKFLRTLSSPIMSEPLGGSNHQVGHKFHEVFQLKQGRYADLPAAKISEMMKSNSLDHLLLQNAPTQSLLSVVNGILDESVEKKNGEIPHRVACLLRKVVQEIERRISTQAEHLRTQNNLFKAREEKFQSRIRVLEALASNINEENQQAEKTKAEEKKNSVNEDVTRLIKERDECKAEIVLLKQELETAKKTYELRCLQVEMEKGEDVSRLMKERDESKVEITMLKQELEIAKKTYELRCLQVKTEKGEDVVRLIKERDESREKITMLEQELETTKEMYELRCLQVKTEKGEDVSRLIEERDENKAEITKLKQELETAKKTYELHCLQVEAEKEEDVSRLIKERDESKAEITMLKQELETTKKTYELRHLQVETKKGEDVTRLIEERDESRAEIISLKQELETAKKTYELRCLQLETENDEGMTRLIKERDESKVKIVTLKQELETAKNAYELRCLQLEKEKDEDVARLIMERDESKTEIAMLKQELETATKTYELRCLQVETEAKSAQLMLKERIKELEDLLEDSSNEVQKLTTSFESKQKKWNAKANSYRRMIEFQYNLLQGVKCSSESVKEEILRVKMDYSNEVNQLGLKLKSLAHAAGNYHVLLAENRKLFNEIQDLKGNIRVYCRIRPFLTGQKDKQMTIEYIGENGEVVIANPTKPGKEGHKLFKFNKVYSPASTQGEVFTDIQPLIRSVLDGYNVCIFAYGQTGSGKTYTMTGPNGATKENWGVNYRALNDLFEISQTRSGAISYEVGTQMVEIYNEQVRDLLSSNASQKKLGILTHSQPFGLAVPDATLLPVNSTSDVIELMDIGLKNRAVGATAMNERSSRSHSIVTIHVRGTDLKGGSSLHGNLHLVDLAGSERVDRSEVTGDRLKEAQHINKSLSALGDVIFALAQKSSHVPYRNSKLTQVLQSSLGGQAKTVMFVQLNPDVNSYSESLSTLKFAERVSGVELGAARSTKEGRDVRELMDQVASLKDTISKRDEEIDRLQLLKDLKNNVYNGINAEKRSAASMNKDVNGGVPRVQKPLGGKSIGGAVEKAGLDHDNASDHSDAHSEADSHHSMDDMKNHNEVIQRLDIGQNIIEDDETLGFADRDYEERIMDIVDDLTVETENDATTESPNITQSTKSAEKLEKPRSTTTISRTLYKHPQTASTTLPGSKEPSRLSSAPSLKKTVTGLKSGKRWQ, from the exons ATGCTTGATGCCACTCCCAAGCAGTTTTCAACTATGAATTCAACATCAGAGCAAAACAATAGAGATTATGCTGGGCTCAGCATCTCAAATGTAGCTGTTAATGGAAGACCATCTGTAGATAGGAATG CTAAGCAGATACTGATTTTGGCTGCGTGGTTGAGGAGTATTTTCCCTGGTCTAAATTTGCCAATCAATGCTTCTGATGAGGACCTCAAAGCATGCTTGTTGGATGCCAATGTGTTGTCCCAAATTCTGAACAAGCTAAGAAAACCTGGTTCTGCAAAGGAG GGAGGTTATGTTATCCATAATTTGGCTTCACGGGCAGAGAAGATCACAAGGTTCCTTGCAGCTATAGCCGACATGGGGATAGTAAAGTTAGACAGTACCGACATCGAAGAT GGATCTATGGACTCTGTTTACAACTGTTTATGGTCAATTAGAGCACGGTTTATGTCGAACGACATGGGAGATAAACCTTTGGGATGTAAATCACCTGCTAAGTCAGAAAACATTCGTTTTGACACATCCTTACATGACCCTTTTTCTCCTATGTCGGGAGAAGAAAGGAGGAAAGTCTTATTTGAATCGAAATTTCTTCGTACCCTGAGTAGTCCTATTATGTCAG AACCATTGGGTGGATCAAATCACCAGGTTGGCCATAAGTTTCACGAAGTGTTTCAACTAAAGCAAGGTCGTTATGCTGATCTTCCGGCTGCAAAAATTTCAGAAATGATGAAATCAAATAGTCTAGAC CATCTCTTATTGCAGAATGCTCCAACACAATCACTTTTGAGTGTGGTGAACGGAATTCTTGATGAAAGTGTGGAAAAAAAGAATGGTGAAATTCCTCAT cgtGTGGCATGCCTGTTAAGAAAAGTAGTTCAAGAAATTGAGCGGCGTATTTCTACTCAAGCGGAACATCTTCGAACT CAAAACAATCTTTTCAAGGCCCGTGAAGAGAAATTCCAGTCTCGAATAAGAGTGCTCGAGGCACTTGCATCAAACATTAATGAAGAAAATCAG CAAGCTGAGAAGACTAAAgcggaagaaaagaagaattcTGTCAATGAGGATGTGACCAGGTTGATTAAAGAAAGAGATGAATGCAAAGCAGAGATTGTACTCTTGAAGCAAGAATTGGAAACCGCTAAGAAGACATATGAGTTGCGTTGCTTGCaagtggaaatggaaaaagGTGAGGAtgtgagtaggttgatgaaaGAAAGAGATGAGAGCAAGGTAGAAATTACAATGTTGAAGCAAGAGTTAGAAATAGCTAAGAAAACATATGAATTACGTTGTTTGCAAGTAAAAACAGAAAAAGGTGAGGATGTGGTTAGATTGATTAAAGAAAGAGATGAAAGTAGAGAAAAAATCACAATGTTGGAACAAGAGTTGGAAACAACAAAAGAGATGTACGAATTGCGTTGCTTGCAAGTGAAAACAGAAAAAGGGGAGGATGTGAGTAGGTTGATTGAAGAAAGAGATGAAAACAAAGCCGAGATCACAAAGTTGAAGCAAGAGTTGGAAACAGCAAAGAAGACGTATGAATTACATTGCTTGCAAGTGGAAGCAGAAAAAGAGGAGGACGTGAGTAGGTTGATTAAAGAAAGAGATGAGAGCAAAGCCGAGATCACAATGTTGAAGCAAGAGTTGGAAACAACTAAGAAGACGTATGAATTGCGTCATTTGCAAGTGGAAACGAAAAAAGGTGAGGATGTGACTAGGTTAATTGAAGAAAGAGATGAAAGTAGAGCAGAAATTATATCCTTGAAGCAAGAGTTGGAAACAGCCAAGAAGACATATGAATTGCGTTGCTTGCAATTAGAAACAGAAAATGATGAGGGTATGACTAGGTTGATTAAAGAACGAGacgaaagcaaagtaaagatcgTAACATTGAAGCAAGAGTTAGAAACAGCTAAGAATGCATATGAATTGCGTTGCTTGcaattagaaaaggaaaaagatgaaGATGTGGCTAGGTTGATTATGGAAAGAGATGAAAGTAAAACAGAGATTGCTATGCTAAAGCAAGAGTTGGAAACGGCTACAAAAACATATGAATTGCGTTGCTTGCAAGTGGAAACAGAAGCAAAATCTGCTCAATTAATGCTCAAGGAAAGGATAAAAGAACTTGAGGATCTCTTGGAAGATTCAAGTAATGAAGTGCAAAAACTTACAACAAGTTTTGAATCGAAGCAAAAAAAATGGAATGCAAAAGCAAACAGCTACAGGCGTATGATAGAATTTCAATACAATCTACTACAG GGTGTTAAATGCTCCTCGGAGTCTGTTAAAGAAGAGATTTTGAGAGTGAAGATGGACTATTCAAATGAAGTCAACCAATTAG GACTCAAACTCAAATCATTAGCACATGCAGCTGGAAACTATCATGTGTTGCTGGCTGAAAATAGAAAATTGTTTAATGAGATACAGGATTTAAAAG GAAACATCAGAGTGTATTGTCGAATAAGGCCGTTTTTGACCGGGCAGAAAGACAAACAGATGACCATAGAATATATTGGTGAAAATGGAGAAGTGGTCATCGCAAACCCAACCAAGCCTGGGAAAGAAGGTCATAAGTTATTTAAGTTTAACAAGGTGTACAGCCCAGCATCAACTCAAG GGGAGGTCTTTACTGATATCCAACCATTGATACGATCTGTACTTGATGGATACAATGTTTGCATATTTGCCTATGGCCAAACTGGTTCTGGAAAGACATATACAATG ACCGGTCCTAATGGTGCTACTAAGGAGAACTGGGGAGTTAATTATCGAGCGCTCAACGACCTTTTTGAAATCTCTCAAACTAGAAGTGGTGCCATTTCCTATGAAGTTGGCACACAGATGGTTGAAATTTATAATGAACAAGTGAGGGATTTACTTTCAAGCAACGCTTCCCAGAAGAA ACTTGGGATTTTGACTCATTCCCAACCATTTGGACTTGCGGTACCTGATGCTACCTTGCTTCCAGTGAACTCAACCTCAGATGTTATAGAACTAATGGACATTGGACTGAAGAACAGAGCAGTTGGTGCCACTGCCATGAACGAAAGAAGTAGTCGGTCACATAG TATTGTGACTATTCATGTGCGTGGGACGGATTTGAAGGGTGGTTCCTCATTGCATGGAAATCTTCATTTGGTAGATCTTGCTGGAAGTGAGCGGGTTGACCGCTCTGAAGTTACAGGAGATAGACTCAAAGAAGCacaacatataaacaaatcatTGTCCGCACTTGGTGATGTCATTTTTGCTCTAGCACAAAAGAGCTCTCATGTTCCATATAGAAATAGCAAGCTCACTCAAGTCCTTCAAAGCTCTCTTG GCGGTCAAGCAAAGACGGTCATGTTTGTACAGCTTAATCCCGACGTGAACTCATATTCTGAGTCCTTGAGCACACTAAAGTTTGCAGAGAGAGTTTCGGGAGTTGAGTTAGGAGCAGCTCGGAGCACCAAGGAAGGAAGGGATGTTAGAGAGCTAATGGACCAG GTGGCATCTCTGAAAGACACTATCAGCAAAAGGGATGAGGAGATTGATAGGCTACAACTTCTCAAAGACCTCAAGAACAATGTGTATAACGGTATCAATGCCGAGAAGCGCAGCGCAGCTTCTATGAACAAAGATGTGAATGGCGGAGTGCCAAGAGTTCAGAAGCCTTTGGGTGGGAAGAGCATAGGAGGAGCTGTGGAGAAAGCTGGTTTAGATCATGACAACGCATCAGATCATAGTGATGCGCATTCTGAAGCAGACTCACATCATTCGATGGATGATATGAAGAACCATAACGAAGTTATTCAGCGACTAGACATAGGTCAGAATATTATTGAAGATGATGAGACATTAGGATTTGCAGATCGAGATTATGAAGAAAGAATAATGGACATTGTTGATGATCTTACTGTTGAAACAGAAAATGATGCAACTACAGAAAGTCCGAATATCACTCAATCCACAAAATCAGCAGAGAAGTTGGAAAA GCCCAGATCTACAACTACTATTTCTAGGACTTTGTATAAACATCCACAAACTGCATCAACAACACTGCCAGGATCCAAGGAGCCTTCAAGGTTATCCTCAGCACCAA GTCTTAAGAAAACTGTAACAGGACTCAAGTCTGGTAAAAGATGGCAGTAA